One Deinococcus sedimenti DNA window includes the following coding sequences:
- a CDS encoding LysE/ArgO family amino acid transporter yields the protein MPPLLRGLSLGLSLIVAIGPQNAFVLRHGLTRRFALLAALACALCDTLLITLGVLGVGGLLAGHAALVVAGTVVGAAFLTWYGLRALRGAWVGGAALHVSGAGAGTPGAVVGTALGFSLLNPHALLDTVVLIGGASAGLGGGARLAFLAGTVLASWAWFFTLALAGRALAPVMAQPGAWRVLDALIGVTLLVTAVGLLLGLRADR from the coding sequence GTGCCTCCCCTGCTGCGCGGCCTGAGTCTGGGCCTGTCCCTGATCGTGGCGATCGGCCCGCAGAACGCGTTCGTGCTGCGCCACGGCCTGACCCGCCGGTTCGCGCTGCTGGCGGCACTGGCCTGCGCGCTGTGCGACACGCTGCTGATCACGCTGGGCGTGCTGGGCGTGGGCGGGCTGCTGGCGGGTCACGCGGCGCTGGTGGTGGCCGGGACGGTGGTGGGCGCGGCGTTCCTGACGTGGTACGGGCTGCGGGCGCTGCGGGGCGCGTGGGTGGGCGGCGCGGCCCTGCACGTCAGCGGGGCGGGCGCGGGCACGCCCGGCGCGGTGGTGGGCACGGCGCTGGGCTTCAGCCTGCTGAACCCGCACGCGCTGCTGGACACGGTGGTGCTGATCGGCGGGGCCAGCGCGGGCCTGGGAGGCGGGGCGCGGCTGGCGTTCCTGGCGGGCACGGTCCTGGCGTCCTGGGCGTGGTTCTTCACGCTGGCGCTGGCCGGGCGGGCGCTGGCGCCGGTGATGGCGCAGCCCGGCGCGTGGCGGGTGCTGGACGCCCTGATCGGCGTGACGCTGCTGGTCACGGCCGTGGGGCTGCTGCTGGGTCTGCGCGCCGACCGGTAG
- the carB gene encoding carbamoyl-phosphate synthase large subunit: protein MPKRTDLQTILILGSGPIQIGQAAEFDYSGTQALKALKKEGYRVVLVNSNPATIMTDPDLADATYLEPLTPEFVRRVIEKERPDALLPTLGGQTALNLAMDLNADGTLAEFGVELIGANAAAIRKGEDREEFQAAMKKIGVETARGQMVHSMEEAVEYQKQIGLPIVIRPSFTLGGTGGGIAHTYEEFLAITEGGLRDSPVTSVLLEESILGWKEYELEVMRDHADTVVIITSIENFDPMGVHTGDSITVAPAQTLSDVEYQRLRDQSLAIIREIGVDTGGSNIQFAVNPKDGRVIVIEMNPRVSRSSALASKATGFPIAKIAALLAVGYHLDELKNDITLSTPASFEPSIDYVVTKIPRFAFEKFPGTPDALGTQMRSVGEVMAIGRTFKESLQKAMRSIESDVRGAFAAMSIEDLRGLLYGNPRRLEAVLELLRRGETTSDLFDATKIDPWFLSQLKEIIDAETEITQLGPIGEWKYEIWREVKRLGFSDARIGEIVGLSELDVRALRKEAKAVPVYKTVDTCAAEFEAFTPYHYSTYEWEDEVRSTDKPKVVILGSGPNRIGQGVEFDYATVHAVWALQEAGYETIMVNSNPETVSTDYDTADRLYFEPLTFEDVMNIVEHEKPVGVIVQLGGQTPLKLARRLADAGAPIIGTSPETIHEAEDRASFNALCERLGLPQPKGKVAETPDQAAALATELGFPLMARPSYVLGGRAMRTVRSMDELTTYLSEVYAAVEGQPSILLDQFLEGALELDVDTLCDGETAVVAGIMEHVEAAGVHSGDSACILPPVTLDPAILARVKADTERLALELGVRGLMNVQWAIKDGTAYILEANPRASRTVPFVSKAVNHPLAKSAARIAVGHTLAQIGLTATPTPPMYSVKEVHLPFLKFKGVIPTLGPEMKSTGESMGIDTDPYRAFYRAQIGAKNNLPTSGTALLLGDGLDDIAAQLQAAGLTVTRQQTDQLPALLIDVTGSEYLRTALERGVPIVSTKEAAEWTAKAIAAAKDDALGVKSLQEWVNA, encoded by the coding sequence ATGCCTAAGCGTACTGACCTCCAGACCATCCTGATTCTCGGCAGCGGCCCCATCCAGATCGGGCAGGCAGCCGAGTTCGACTATTCCGGCACGCAGGCCCTCAAGGCCCTGAAGAAGGAAGGCTACCGGGTGGTGCTGGTGAACAGCAACCCCGCGACGATCATGACCGACCCGGACCTGGCGGACGCCACGTACCTGGAACCCCTGACGCCCGAGTTCGTGCGCCGCGTCATCGAGAAGGAACGCCCGGACGCGCTGCTGCCCACCCTGGGCGGCCAGACGGCCCTGAACCTCGCCATGGACCTGAACGCCGACGGGACCCTCGCGGAGTTCGGCGTGGAACTGATCGGCGCGAACGCCGCCGCGATCCGGAAGGGCGAGGACCGCGAGGAATTCCAGGCGGCCATGAAGAAGATCGGCGTGGAAACCGCGCGCGGGCAGATGGTCCACTCGATGGAGGAAGCCGTCGAGTACCAGAAACAGATCGGCCTGCCCATCGTGATCCGCCCCTCCTTCACGCTGGGCGGCACGGGCGGCGGCATCGCGCACACCTACGAGGAATTCCTGGCGATCACCGAGGGCGGCCTGCGCGACAGCCCCGTCACCAGCGTCCTGCTGGAAGAAAGCATCCTGGGCTGGAAGGAGTACGAGCTGGAGGTCATGCGCGACCACGCCGACACGGTCGTGATCATCACCAGCATCGAGAACTTCGACCCGATGGGCGTCCACACCGGCGACAGCATCACGGTGGCGCCCGCGCAGACCCTCAGTGACGTGGAGTACCAGCGGTTGCGCGACCAGTCCCTGGCGATCATCCGCGAGATCGGCGTGGACACCGGCGGCAGCAACATCCAGTTCGCCGTGAACCCGAAAGACGGCCGCGTGATCGTCATCGAGATGAACCCCCGCGTCAGCCGCTCCTCAGCGCTGGCCAGCAAGGCGACCGGCTTCCCGATCGCGAAGATCGCCGCGCTGCTCGCGGTCGGGTACCACCTCGACGAACTGAAGAACGACATCACCCTGAGCACCCCCGCGAGCTTCGAGCCGAGCATCGACTACGTCGTCACGAAGATCCCCCGCTTCGCGTTCGAGAAGTTCCCAGGCACGCCCGACGCCCTCGGTACCCAGATGCGCTCGGTGGGCGAGGTCATGGCCATCGGCCGCACCTTCAAGGAAAGCCTCCAGAAGGCCATGCGAAGCATCGAGTCCGACGTGCGCGGCGCGTTCGCCGCCATGTCGATCGAGGACCTGCGCGGGCTGCTGTACGGCAACCCCCGCCGCCTGGAAGCCGTGCTGGAACTCCTGCGCCGCGGCGAGACCACGAGCGACCTGTTCGACGCGACGAAGATCGACCCGTGGTTCCTCAGCCAGCTGAAGGAGATCATCGACGCCGAGACCGAGATCACGCAACTGGGGCCCATCGGGGAGTGGAAGTACGAGATTTGGCGCGAGGTCAAACGCCTGGGCTTCAGCGACGCCCGCATCGGCGAGATCGTCGGCCTGAGCGAACTCGACGTCCGCGCCCTGCGCAAGGAAGCCAAGGCCGTGCCGGTGTACAAGACCGTGGACACCTGCGCCGCCGAGTTCGAAGCCTTCACGCCCTACCACTACTCAACGTACGAGTGGGAGGACGAGGTCCGCAGCACCGACAAACCCAAGGTCGTCATCCTGGGATCGGGCCCCAACCGCATCGGGCAGGGCGTCGAATTCGACTACGCCACCGTCCACGCCGTCTGGGCCCTCCAGGAAGCCGGGTACGAGACCATCATGGTCAACAGCAACCCGGAAACGGTCAGCACCGATTACGACACCGCCGACCGCCTGTACTTCGAGCCCCTGACGTTCGAGGACGTCATGAACATCGTCGAGCACGAGAAACCCGTCGGCGTGATCGTGCAACTCGGCGGGCAGACGCCCCTCAAGCTCGCCAGGCGACTCGCGGACGCCGGAGCCCCCATCATCGGTACCAGCCCCGAAACCATCCACGAAGCCGAGGACCGCGCCAGCTTCAACGCCCTGTGCGAACGCCTCGGCCTGCCCCAGCCCAAGGGCAAGGTCGCGGAAACCCCGGATCAGGCCGCCGCCCTGGCCACCGAACTCGGCTTCCCGCTCATGGCCCGCCCCTCCTACGTCCTGGGCGGCCGCGCCATGCGCACCGTCCGCAGCATGGACGAACTCACCACGTACCTCAGCGAGGTGTACGCCGCCGTCGAAGGGCAACCCAGCATCCTCCTCGACCAGTTCCTTGAGGGCGCGCTGGAACTCGACGTGGACACCCTCTGCGACGGGGAAACCGCCGTCGTCGCGGGCATCATGGAACACGTCGAAGCCGCCGGCGTCCACTCTGGGGACAGCGCGTGCATCCTCCCGCCCGTCACCCTGGACCCCGCCATCCTGGCGCGCGTCAAGGCCGACACGGAACGCCTCGCGCTGGAACTGGGCGTCAGGGGCCTCATGAACGTCCAGTGGGCCATCAAGGACGGCACCGCGTACATCCTCGAAGCGAACCCACGCGCCAGCCGCACCGTTCCGTTCGTCAGCAAGGCCGTGAACCACCCCCTCGCCAAGAGCGCCGCCCGCATCGCCGTCGGCCACACCCTGGCGCAGATCGGCCTCACCGCGACGCCCACCCCACCCATGTACTCCGTGAAGGAAGTGCACCTGCCGTTCCTGAAATTCAAGGGCGTCATCCCCACCCTCGGCCCCGAAATGAAAAGCACCGGCGAGAGCATGGGCATCGACACCGACCCCTACCGCGCGTTCTACCGCGCGCAGATCGGCGCGAAAAACAACCTCCCCACCAGCGGCACCGCCCTGCTGCTCGGCGACGGACTGGACGACATCGCCGCCCAGCTGCAGGCGGCAGGCCTGACCGTCACCCGCCAGCAGACCGACCAGCTGCCCGCCCTGCTGATCGACGTGACCGGCAGCGAGTACCTGCGCACCGCGCTGGAACGCGGCGTGCCCATCGTCAGCACCAAAGAAGCCGCCGAATGGACTGCCAAGGCGATTGCCGCCGCTAAGGATGACGCGCTGGGCGTGAAGAGCTTGCAGGAATGGGTGAACGCCTGA
- a CDS encoding AAA-like domain-containing protein, which translates to MGIVAASVIESVEYRTNKSMLEKFLPFFSITWAKKYAGKSKFTAILLKPAGDGQRLFSKDREILLIITKYNTLFPRLLDQAERVRREVGITRVDPVLLFVTGSGEIFEKETQDFNNRMDQLNIIIPFMNEAVLEDSEGHCVERQIKKYRQFKDLFDISDPVSEDIYYFGRQDFTKDVSDRLRRGNNIGIFGLRKMGKTSLIKRCEKIIGTYRDAKIVYIDLQNAALYRMRWWEVLEDISIRMGNNIKSKFNEENGAKRFGNFIRKMDDGKRYIVAFDEIEHICPGIASADHWNNDFIELWKTLRSIQIENKSKLSYLVSGVNASVVETSHIGEIDNPLFSMVSVMYMPEFSNSESGLMIDTIGSYMGVDFDDDSKIFINERFGGHPLLIRLACSRLFQKYDSPDSGDIIITESYVKSHISSIESDLYRFATHIIFVLEKWYPNEYSMLEWLSQGETEVFADLARKHPEYVSHLKNYRIIDSDSLQIKINLIMKYLSNRLSGKIKDDTDIMSDWQDITAIRNTIEPLLRKFIKATLKYKYGKDGWIKKVLAAVPEKDREKLVGIDADDILQSRLYLLNLREIINKYWDDFKFLESGEKRNQISKNSMLIFIDTINNNRQDAHAKDVSPIEMDALRISSRNIKLVLEDYLS; encoded by the coding sequence ATGGGAATAGTTGCGGCGAGTGTCATCGAATCTGTCGAGTACAGAACGAACAAGAGCATGCTAGAAAAGTTTTTGCCGTTTTTTAGTATCACATGGGCGAAAAAATACGCCGGAAAATCAAAATTCACTGCCATTTTGCTAAAGCCTGCTGGAGATGGGCAAAGACTTTTCTCAAAAGACCGAGAGATCCTTTTAATAATTACAAAATATAACACATTGTTCCCTAGGCTTTTGGATCAAGCTGAAAGGGTTAGGCGAGAAGTAGGAATTACTCGGGTGGACCCGGTTCTATTATTTGTAACGGGATCGGGTGAGATTTTCGAAAAAGAAACGCAGGATTTTAATAATCGCATGGATCAATTAAATATTATCATTCCTTTTATGAACGAAGCAGTACTGGAAGATTCTGAAGGACACTGTGTTGAACGACAGATCAAGAAGTATCGGCAATTTAAGGATCTATTTGATATCTCTGATCCGGTTTCGGAGGATATTTATTACTTCGGCAGACAGGATTTCACTAAAGATGTTTCTGATAGACTGAGAAGGGGCAACAACATTGGAATATTTGGGTTAAGAAAAATGGGCAAAACCTCGCTAATCAAGAGGTGCGAAAAAATTATCGGTACGTATAGAGATGCCAAAATTGTTTATATTGATCTTCAGAACGCTGCTTTGTATAGAATGAGGTGGTGGGAGGTTCTAGAAGATATTAGCATCCGTATGGGCAATAACATCAAATCAAAGTTTAACGAGGAGAACGGAGCTAAGAGGTTTGGTAATTTTATTAGAAAGATGGATGATGGGAAGCGGTATATTGTGGCATTCGATGAGATAGAGCACATATGTCCAGGGATTGCTTCCGCTGACCATTGGAATAATGATTTCATAGAGTTGTGGAAAACACTGAGATCTATTCAGATCGAGAACAAAAGTAAGCTTTCGTACTTAGTTTCTGGGGTCAACGCTTCGGTTGTAGAAACGTCGCACATAGGAGAAATTGACAATCCGCTGTTTAGTATGGTTTCTGTCATGTATATGCCTGAATTCTCAAATTCAGAATCAGGTTTAATGATAGATACAATTGGAAGTTATATGGGTGTGGATTTCGACGATGATTCAAAAATATTTATAAATGAAAGATTCGGTGGCCACCCATTATTGATTCGACTTGCCTGTAGTAGACTATTTCAAAAATATGATTCTCCTGACAGTGGCGATATAATTATTACTGAGTCTTATGTAAAGAGCCATATATCTAGTATTGAAAGCGATCTATATAGATTTGCTACACATATCATTTTCGTATTAGAAAAATGGTACCCCAATGAATATAGCATGCTTGAGTGGCTATCCCAGGGAGAAACTGAGGTGTTTGCGGATCTTGCGAGAAAGCATCCCGAATACGTGAGTCATTTGAAAAATTATCGGATAATTGATAGTGATTCTCTTCAGATAAAAATAAATCTCATCATGAAATACTTGTCGAATAGACTTTCAGGAAAAATCAAGGATGACACTGACATAATGTCTGATTGGCAAGATATAACTGCGATCAGGAATACGATAGAGCCACTCCTCAGAAAATTTATCAAAGCAACGCTGAAATATAAATATGGAAAGGATGGCTGGATAAAAAAAGTTCTCGCTGCCGTGCCTGAGAAAGATAGAGAAAAACTGGTCGGCATTGATGCTGACGATATATTGCAAAGCAGGTTATATTTATTAAATTTGCGCGAGATAATTAATAAGTATTGGGATGATTTCAAGTTTTTGGAAAGTGGAGAAAAAAGAAATCAGATAAGTAAAAATAGTATGCTGATATTTATAGACACAATCAATAATAATAGGCAGGATGCACACGCAAAAGACGTTAGTCCAATAGAGATGGATGCTTTAAGAATATCTTCCAGAAATATTAAGCTTGTTTTAGAAGATTACCTTTCGTAG
- a CDS encoding nucleotidyltransferase, translating to MLNAHGVKYLLVGGYAVGAHGFPRYTGDLDLFYGLGAENTSRLADTLTEFGLPVTAAEIDRENVMFRMGVKPIMVEFMSEISGVPFEQAWQNRVSWTLGDLTVPMISLPDLRVNKRASGRHKDLADLEELPEA from the coding sequence TTGTTGAACGCCCACGGCGTTAAGTACCTGCTGGTGGGCGGGTACGCGGTCGGCGCGCACGGCTTTCCCCGGTACACGGGCGACCTTGACCTGTTCTACGGACTGGGCGCGGAGAACACCTCGCGGCTGGCGGACACACTGACGGAATTCGGGTTGCCCGTGACCGCTGCTGAGATTGACCGGGAGAACGTGATGTTCCGCATGGGCGTGAAGCCGATCATGGTGGAGTTCATGAGCGAGATCAGCGGCGTGCCGTTCGAGCAGGCGTGGCAGAACCGGGTGTCGTGGACGCTGGGTGACTTGACGGTGCCCATGATCTCCCTGCCTGACTTGCGGGTGAACAAGCGCGCGTCGGGGCGGCATAAGGATCTGGCGGACCTGGAGGAACTGCCCGAGGCTTAG
- a CDS encoding glycosyltransferase family 2 protein: protein MLRRVTVIIPTYNRPHLLMNALRTVTEQTQPPHEVLVVNDGDLPLPDAIHTLNLPLSVLRAPTRGAVHARNHAVTHASGDLIAMLDDDDLWHPHHLQTVTAPLHAGAAFAYTDGVIRVQRGTETLEDIPFGLDATTSVLRRTNPILMPAIAYRRDLHDQHGLYDPALPYYYDWDWYLRLHPHTPLTRVPTPTVTCITQVEGGSSSDQRNPAVDENFRTFRRKHHLPDLPVHNFLSALRDPELALS from the coding sequence ATGCTCCGCCGCGTCACGGTCATCATCCCCACCTACAACCGCCCGCACCTGCTGATGAACGCGCTCCGCACCGTCACCGAACAGACCCAGCCGCCCCACGAGGTGCTCGTCGTGAACGACGGCGACCTTCCCCTCCCGGACGCCATCCACACCCTGAACCTCCCCCTGAGCGTCCTGCGCGCCCCCACGCGCGGCGCCGTCCACGCCCGCAACCACGCCGTCACGCACGCCAGCGGCGACCTGATCGCCATGCTCGACGACGACGACCTGTGGCACCCCCACCACCTCCAGACCGTCACCGCCCCCCTGCACGCAGGCGCCGCATTCGCGTACACCGACGGCGTGATCCGCGTGCAGCGCGGCACGGAAACCCTGGAGGACATCCCGTTCGGCCTGGACGCCACCACCAGCGTCCTGCGCCGCACGAACCCCATCCTGATGCCCGCCATCGCGTACCGCCGCGACCTGCACGACCAGCACGGCCTGTACGACCCTGCCCTGCCGTACTACTACGACTGGGACTGGTACCTGCGCCTGCACCCGCACACGCCCCTGACCCGCGTGCCCACCCCCACCGTCACGTGCATCACGCAGGTGGAAGGCGGCAGCAGCAGCGACCAGCGCAACCCCGCCGTGGACGAGAACTTCCGCACCTTCCGGCGCAAACACCACCTGCCCGACCTGCCCGTGCATAACTTCCTGAGCGCACTGCGCGACCCGGAACTCGCACTGAGCTGA
- the speA gene encoding biosynthetic arginine decarboxylase — protein sequence MTTPASFSTTDAAELYQVPNWSGGWFRVSDKGQVEVTPTPGLHAPLRAIVDEIVDRGESLPVILRFPQVISGRVKHLNEAFGKAIAEYGYTGHYQGVFPIKVNQRRVVVESIAAAGYDYAHGLEAGSKAELALCLAQRMHPDALLCCNGFKDDGFIKLALWGRTLGKNVVITIEKYSELDRILKQAKALGVRPAIGVRFKLHARGSGQWEESGGDQAKFGLNAYELLRVVERLREEDMLDSLVMLHTHIGSQITDIRRVKVAVREATQTYAGLIAAGAQLKYLNVGGGLGVDYDGSKTTFYASMNYTVQEYASDIVYTVQETCKARGVPEPVIVSESGRALTAHHAVLILPVVDVTGPTRDLEDLAPADENSHQIIKDMEDILANITARNYRESYNDAVGDKQTLHNLFDLGYVTLPDRARGEALFNAILRKVAKLIQNEKYVPDELEDLQKVLADKYICNFSLFQSLPDNWAIQALFPIVPLDRLNEKPTRQATLVDITCDSDGKIEKFIDLRDVKATLPLHEPGDKPYYLGVFLMGAYQDVLGSAHNLFGKVSEAHVTLRPGGRFHIDLFVRGQKARRMIESMGYEEPMLRDSIEDQADAAIKNGILTNEQEHELLEDYGEELLGYTYLEYEN from the coding sequence ATGACGACCCCAGCAAGTTTTTCCACCACCGACGCCGCCGAACTGTACCAGGTGCCCAACTGGTCGGGCGGGTGGTTCCGCGTGTCCGACAAGGGCCAGGTGGAGGTCACCCCCACCCCCGGCCTGCACGCCCCCCTGCGCGCCATCGTCGATGAGATCGTCGACCGCGGCGAGAGCCTGCCTGTCATCCTGCGCTTCCCGCAGGTCATTAGCGGCCGCGTGAAGCACCTGAACGAGGCGTTCGGGAAGGCCATCGCCGAGTACGGGTACACCGGCCACTACCAGGGCGTGTTCCCCATCAAGGTCAACCAGCGGCGCGTGGTCGTCGAGAGCATCGCCGCCGCCGGGTACGACTACGCGCACGGCCTGGAGGCCGGCAGCAAGGCCGAACTCGCGCTGTGCCTCGCGCAGCGCATGCACCCCGACGCGCTGCTGTGCTGCAACGGCTTCAAGGATGACGGGTTCATCAAGCTGGCCCTGTGGGGCCGCACCCTCGGGAAGAACGTCGTCATCACCATCGAGAAGTACAGCGAACTCGACCGCATCCTGAAGCAGGCCAAGGCGCTCGGCGTGCGCCCCGCCATCGGCGTGCGCTTCAAACTGCACGCGCGCGGCAGCGGCCAGTGGGAGGAATCCGGCGGGGATCAGGCGAAGTTCGGCCTGAACGCCTACGAACTCCTGCGCGTCGTGGAACGCCTGCGTGAAGAGGACATGCTCGACAGTCTGGTCATGCTGCACACCCACATCGGGTCGCAGATCACCGACATCCGCCGCGTGAAGGTCGCCGTGCGCGAAGCCACGCAGACGTACGCGGGCCTGATCGCCGCCGGAGCGCAACTGAAGTACCTGAACGTCGGCGGCGGCCTCGGCGTCGACTACGACGGGTCAAAGACCACCTTCTACGCCAGCATGAACTACACCGTGCAGGAATACGCCTCGGACATCGTGTACACCGTCCAGGAAACCTGCAAGGCCAGAGGCGTCCCCGAACCCGTCATCGTCAGCGAATCCGGCCGCGCCCTGACCGCGCACCACGCCGTGCTGATCCTCCCGGTCGTGGACGTCACCGGCCCCACCCGCGACCTCGAGGACCTCGCCCCGGCCGACGAGAACAGCCACCAGATCATCAAGGACATGGAAGACATCCTGGCGAACATCACCGCCCGGAACTACCGCGAGTCCTACAACGACGCCGTCGGCGACAAGCAGACCCTCCACAACCTCTTCGACCTCGGCTACGTCACCCTGCCCGACCGCGCCCGCGGCGAGGCGCTGTTCAACGCCATCCTGCGCAAGGTCGCCAAACTCATCCAGAACGAGAAATACGTCCCGGACGAACTGGAAGACCTGCAGAAGGTCCTGGCGGACAAGTACATCTGCAACTTCAGCCTGTTCCAGAGCCTCCCGGACAACTGGGCCATCCAGGCCCTGTTCCCGATCGTGCCGCTGGACCGCCTGAACGAGAAACCCACCCGGCAGGCCACCCTGGTCGACATCACCTGCGACAGCGACGGCAAGATCGAGAAATTCATCGACCTGCGCGACGTCAAGGCCACCCTCCCACTGCACGAACCCGGCGACAAACCCTACTACCTGGGCGTGTTCCTCATGGGCGCCTACCAGGACGTGCTCGGCAGCGCCCACAACCTCTTCGGGAAGGTCAGCGAAGCGCACGTCACCCTGCGCCCCGGCGGCCGCTTCCACATCGACCTGTTCGTCCGCGGCCAGAAAGCCCGGCGCATGATCGAATCGATGGGCTACGAGGAACCCATGCTCCGCGACAGCATCGAAGATCAGGCCGACGCCGCCATCAAGAACGGCATCCTGACCAACGAACAGGAACACGAACTCCTCGAAGACTACGGCGAGGAACTCCTCGGGTACACGTACCTCGAATACGAGAACTGA
- a CDS encoding GGDEF domain-containing protein: MPERIHSEPVPLHDQVGRLYFRVVLPAVAVALMLGGEGRGVVLPILTVMALLGAALHASLPARGRDVLRHVFAACAVAFVLLVSSLNHLPSFQGTAEQVMVAMLLTPATLMAWTLLFADRPLTGYLLNAALTLSVCLLSWRWQVQGVTGGGPTNLPALVLLISVSVTYYAGTFARMNARFQAGERDRLRDPLTGLLNRRALNERPASTGAQHVAVLDIDHFKRVNDTHGHVAGDRVLRAVADVIQDTLAGHGAAYRWGGEEFVLLLPDPCDAAGLVEQVRREIAARQFSGGQRVTLSAGLTRAERGESLQVAFERADAALRAAKSAGRDRLILAPTAAGAAAH, encoded by the coding sequence ATGCCTGAGCGCATCCACAGTGAACCCGTGCCGCTCCATGATCAGGTGGGGCGCCTGTACTTCCGGGTGGTGCTGCCCGCCGTGGCCGTGGCCCTGATGCTGGGCGGCGAGGGGCGCGGCGTGGTGCTGCCCATCCTGACGGTCATGGCCCTGCTGGGCGCGGCGCTGCACGCCTCGCTGCCCGCGCGGGGCCGCGACGTCCTGCGGCACGTCTTCGCGGCCTGCGCGGTGGCGTTCGTGCTGCTGGTGAGCAGCCTGAACCACCTGCCCAGCTTCCAGGGCACCGCCGAGCAGGTCATGGTCGCCATGCTGCTCACGCCGGCCACCCTGATGGCGTGGACGCTGCTGTTCGCCGACCGGCCCCTGACCGGGTACCTGCTGAACGCCGCGCTGACCCTGAGCGTCTGCCTGCTCAGCTGGCGGTGGCAGGTGCAGGGCGTGACGGGCGGCGGCCCCACCAACCTGCCGGCGCTGGTGCTGCTGATCAGCGTGAGCGTCACGTACTACGCGGGCACCTTCGCCCGCATGAACGCCCGGTTCCAGGCCGGTGAACGCGACCGCCTGCGCGACCCGCTGACCGGCCTGCTGAACCGCCGCGCCCTGAACGAACGGCCCGCGTCGACCGGCGCGCAGCACGTCGCGGTGCTGGACATCGACCACTTCAAGCGCGTGAACGACACGCACGGGCACGTCGCCGGGGACCGGGTGCTGCGGGCGGTAGCGGACGTCATTCAGGACACCCTGGCCGGGCACGGCGCGGCGTACCGCTGGGGCGGCGAGGAATTCGTGCTGCTGCTGCCCGACCCCTGCGACGCCGCGGGCCTCGTCGAGCAGGTGCGGCGCGAGATCGCCGCGCGGCAGTTCAGCGGCGGGCAGCGCGTCACGCTGAGTGCCGGACTGACCCGCGCCGAACGCGGCGAGAGCCTGCAGGTGGCGTTCGAACGGGCCGACGCGGCCCTGCGCGCCGCGAAGTCCGCCGGGCGCGACCGCCTGATCCTGGCGCCCACCGCGGCCGGGGCGGCCGCCCACTGA
- a CDS encoding serine hydrolase domain-containing protein, whose amino-acid sequence MFRDPLRATLQDLGAVLGRDLRGGRALLRAALARGGVVGAARRDARVVRGVGGVPPGGVFELASVSKPFTAALAGALVARGALDWHAPVAALGGPLRGVPRHVTAWTLATHTAGVPLHPARVGVTTFTHFHDPYGPMTPGAVVGSVRRWARPGGRFQYSNLGAGLLGLVGAWAAGEAFSADGYARALRREVTGPLGLNVAPGLAGDVVRPGAGLLAGGQVTGFGPLVGAGGLFSSADDLLTFGQAQLAGRVGSAWLDARRVPGLPPGVAGVAPGWFTRGELPGGARWHDGVARGTRTGLGVHLGSGAVVVVLARGGVPLLGSRGAVPLLLQALLD is encoded by the coding sequence ATGTTCCGCGACCCGCTGCGCGCCACCCTGCAGGACCTGGGTGCCGTGCTGGGCCGTGACCTGCGGGGCGGGAGGGCGCTGCTGCGCGCGGCGCTGGCGCGGGGGGGCGTGGTGGGCGCCGCGCGCAGGGACGCGCGGGTGGTGCGGGGCGTGGGCGGCGTTCCACCGGGCGGGGTGTTCGAACTGGCCAGCGTCAGCAAGCCGTTCACGGCGGCGCTGGCAGGCGCGCTGGTCGCGCGGGGGGCGCTGGACTGGCACGCGCCGGTCGCGGCGCTGGGTGGGCCGCTGCGGGGCGTGCCGCGCCACGTGACGGCGTGGACGCTGGCGACGCACACGGCGGGCGTGCCGCTGCACCCCGCGCGGGTGGGCGTGACGACCTTCACGCACTTCCATGATCCGTACGGGCCGATGACGCCGGGGGCGGTGGTGGGCAGCGTGCGCCGCTGGGCGCGCCCCGGGGGGCGGTTCCAGTACTCGAACCTGGGCGCGGGGCTGCTGGGCCTGGTGGGGGCGTGGGCGGCGGGCGAGGCGTTCAGTGCGGACGGCTACGCGCGGGCGCTGCGGCGCGAGGTGACCGGGCCACTGGGGCTGAACGTCGCACCGGGCCTCGCGGGGGACGTGGTGCGGCCCGGCGCGGGCCTGCTGGCGGGCGGGCAGGTGACGGGCTTCGGGCCGCTGGTGGGCGCCGGGGGCCTGTTCAGCTCGGCGGACGACCTGCTGACGTTCGGGCAGGCGCAGCTGGCCGGGCGCGTGGGGAGCGCGTGGCTGGACGCGCGGCGCGTGCCGGGCCTACCGCCCGGGGTGGCGGGGGTCGCGCCGGGCTGGTTCACGCGGGGCGAGCTGCCGGGCGGGGCGCGCTGGCATGACGGCGTGGCGCGCGGCACCCGCACGGGCCTGGGCGTGCACCTCGGGTCCGGGGCGGTGGTGGTGGTCCTGGCGCGTGGGGGCGTGCCGCTGCTCGGCTCGCGCGGCGCCGTGCCGCTGCTGCTGCAGGCGCTGCTGGACTGA